tctcttagACATAATGATTGAAAGTGAAAGTTACCATTTAGAGAGTTACTAttatgacattttttaattatgaatgtATTCAAGGATATATgtttttcattttcttattttgaaTGAGTTGAATTGGTGAAGCATTTTCCTCATGATATTTGATCCTGGGACAAgttaattttattcattttgaACAGATACAACAGTGAGCTAATGGATGAATGTGAAACCTGACAATCCCTTGGTAATGAACATCCGGTTATATGTGGAAAATGAACATCCAAAATCAAGCAGAAATGAACATCCAAATTGACTGAAAATATCGTAGTATTATTTTTTCCCTATCACGACCAGATACCCACTAAATTAACATGTTAATGAAAAAGCTTTTGCAAACCACGATAGTCAGTTAAGTCATAAATAACATTCATCACATAGAAATAGGGAGTCAATAATAACCATCCGCATTCACAAGTAAATTGAACATCCGATCGCCTACAGAAATGAACATCTCACGTGTCTGATTGAAGATAACCATGTAGCCAAAATTCATCTCTTCACTTCCAACCTCAGTAACATCCAATAGTGGCATGACCTATAATCACGAAATAAACACCCAAATTAAATCATGAAAATTATTTAGATAAACAATTAATAAATGAGATGCAAAAAAATCCTCTCTAAATTCCATAGAGAAAGATACACAAATATAATTGAACCACATCATCCTACTCATATTAACTTGGAAAAAAATGCATCAACATCACCTATTGATAGTAAttaaattacttattttattttacctaTTATATAAACATTTTAACTACCTCTATTCTCTGTGCTACATCACACTGTGTACCACTGATATCAAAAAGCAACACATACAACTACAATGCACTTATTTCATTACTCAGTTGCATTGTTAATGCATAGGCTATCTATCATGTATACGCATACATATATTCCTAATCTAAACATGCAtgcttctttttattctatttaatttacattttcagcaaaattcttaacaataataatgcagttagttctattttatattatttaaaaatatactaCACTAATAAGATTCATGCAGGTCTCTAGACATTAAGCATATCATGGGTGATTACTTATCAACTAGCCACTTAGAGCATATATTTCCAATTGTGAAGTGAGTTGTGACCAACAATAAATTAACCACATTAATATAAACACTCACACTGTTATGATTTAGTCCATCAACATCACAACTATGACTAGCTACAAAAAATtgttatatataatgatgattgtAAAGCATAACCAGCATCATAGTggttgaaaattaattttaattcctCAAAAACTTCAAAGAACGAGTGATGATGTATGTGATCATTTATGTTCAAAACCAACATGAATAAACCATTGCATTCAAATCACTCAATAAAATATGGTATGCACTTCTTAAAAATATACCAAACAATTAATAACATCTGAATTTTTAACCAAATTGGtgttttgataaaaaaatcacaaacaaGTGCATAACAAAATTCAAGCTCAAACATCATTAGAAATCACATAAAACTGCacaattataaattataatgcCTCATGAGAATAGAATTTAAGTCAAATGCTGGTCATACATAAGAATTAAACAAAAAGATTTCATTTAGACATTTCATCGAACATATGGTGTGCATCATATGTAAACAGAGCATTGAGTTCAATGGAAGCAGCAATCAACCCATAAAATTCAGCCAGAAAACACATTCAATCTAGCAACAGATATTAACTAGTCCTACGCCTAATCTATATGTAGAAACCAGAATTAAAAgcaatgaaataaataaaatagaaagaaccGGAGACAAGGAAAGGGATGGAACCTGTGTTGATGGAGGAGAGAAAGAAGATCGGGGCAGTGATGGTGTCGCAGCAGCACAGAACTTAGCCGCTGCTGGGTTGCACCGGGGTGTTGCTCGCCGGAGCTGGCAAGCACGAACAGGGGCGTGGGGCAGCGAACACGGCAGGGAGAAATGGGGAacgaggaaagaaagagaagagagagagcgTGGGCACCAGTGGTGGGCGGTGGACTGTGGTGGGCGATGGACTGTGTTGGGTGGTGGACTGTGCGATCCGAGAGAGCGGTGGAAACAGAACAACGGAACGCAATGCTTGCCAGTGACCTGTGCTGTGCGGTTGAAACAGATGCAGACAGCAGTTCGTTGTTAATGAAGGTCACACCGTCTTAGGGTGTGTTTGGCAAACACGTTGGGGAGGAGAGAAGTCCGTTTGagcttcttgaaagtttcaCTTTGATGTTTGACAATTTTTATCTTTGTGAACGCAGAATTGATTCTGCCTCTGAACCTACGTTTAGGAGAAGCTCAAATTTGTAGCTTCTGCGTTTCACGTTTCACGTTTCATGTTTAGGAGAAgctaaaatatttcttttttaccAACCCTACccttcattttcttctataaGAATGATACTAGTAACTATTATCTTCACAGTCATTCTTTGTAGTTCTTCCTActtcttcataattttttagttccatttttttcatcaaaatcgttcagatttatttcaatcactaacaaattgaaatttttttatttttatttgtttttattcatatgaattttatttacgttttatggtattttttttgttcatatgatatatgttgttggttttatgaaatttttattatttcttatttgtgtaatttttttctattctttgatgtactctatttttattttgtattaactttttttattgtttattctgaatttgtaaaatttgtaattgtaatagtaattattatatactacgtttattatcaaaattttgaataatataaattatgatcctataaaaaaaggacaaaataaataaaaaaataattataagtaATAATAgagtcataaataataaaaatttatagtctaaaataatactaaattaaagagtactgacgatattaaaaaaaattatagaatattttctttttgtgtgacattataaaatttatagtactctcttttatatttttattttttattgtatttattttatttatatgataaatattttttatattattttttatagtattctGATTTTGCAGGTATATAAAattgatgtctattttagtaatttttcatctaaaagtgattttgagtagtataatccaaacaatatttattttactataatcaattttaatataaagattaccaaacataaatcacgttAACCCAAACTAACTtatcatcaaaatcaattttacaaaatcaattttatgcaaACTCTGATTTACAAACTGTAATCCAAACACATACTTAAAAGAGGGATTCGTAGGTTTGATTCTATAATTGAGAGTAATCctaatttaattcaaattttaaattagaaaaaattcaaaattaaataatgactcataatttaattttaattacaattaaacCTCATTGTATACATTGTAGAATAAGACTATTGTCTCCTCGTACTTTTCCTATTATTACTTATTATTACACCCATAATTTGTACATCATTCCTTTTTTCGTAACTATCCAATTTCCCTAAATCAAAATTGGAAAGTGAGAAAACAAGCACTAATATTGTATGTGACTATGTGGATCAAAGTTCCTATTCTATGTTTCTAACAGCATTGGTTTTGCAATAGAAATTAAACGGATTAAGTA
The genomic region above belongs to Arachis stenosperma cultivar V10309 chromosome 5, arast.V10309.gnm1.PFL2, whole genome shotgun sequence and contains:
- the LOC130979702 gene encoding uncharacterized protein LOC130979702, translated to MTVKIIVTTQVTGKHCVPLFCFHRSLGSHSPPPNTVHRPPQSTAHHWCPRSLSSLSFLVPHFSLPCSLPHAPVRACQLRRATPRCNPAAAKFCAAATPSLPRSSFSPPSTQVMPLLDVTEVGSEEMNFGYMVIFNQTREMFISVGDRMFNLLVNADGYY